A portion of the Laribacter hongkongensis DSM 14985 genome contains these proteins:
- a CDS encoding DUF4376 domain-containing protein — protein sequence MYQQIKGGNGVIRLHDGAVIPATDGNRDWQAYQDWVAAGNAPLPADVSTNDALRDRALEQLPAWEKAERAAGIEHAGRRWLTTTAALQDIRDVLLAGAVPGEQWVTADRQIVPMTLPELQSLWQAITARGAQIYQRRLEMEQQIDGMSREQLEAFVPGWPVSSQEAVA from the coding sequence ATGTATCAGCAGATCAAAGGCGGAAATGGGGTTATTCGTCTTCATGACGGTGCTGTTATCCCGGCTACTGATGGCAACCGTGACTGGCAGGCATATCAAGACTGGGTTGCGGCCGGGAATGCTCCGCTTCCGGCTGACGTGTCTACGAATGACGCTCTGCGCGACCGAGCATTGGAACAGCTCCCCGCATGGGAAAAAGCCGAGCGCGCCGCTGGGATCGAGCACGCCGGCCGGCGCTGGCTGACGACCACCGCTGCCCTGCAAGACATCCGCGACGTGCTGCTGGCCGGGGCGGTGCCGGGTGAACAGTGGGTGACAGCAGACCGCCAGATCGTGCCGATGACTCTGCCTGAGCTGCAATCACTGTGGCAGGCCATCACTGCGCGTGGCGCACAGATTTACCAGCGCCGGTTAGAGATGGAACAGCAGATTGACGGCATGAGTCGCGAGCAACTGGAGGCGTTTGTGCCTGGCTGGCCAGTGTCTTCGCAGGAGGCAGTGGCTTGA
- a CDS encoding tail fiber protein has protein sequence MQITDSLPWGFTVQNPLPPIDSQDGLFHDGNPVTGELGTILTSTWLNNVQGAIHSNQTELVSVLSAAGIAPDAARPDQVLAALQALYLGKTAQAADSAKLEGHPASYFAKADDLAKVGSDPLLWPRTSPSRTHIQAGYAPLDGQELSRALYPDAWAAIQAGAVPVVTEADWQADPLKRGAYTYGNGTTTFRMPDWNGKSAGSKGAVFVRGDGVLSAGTPGRIQGDAIRNITGKLWSASDTGIQGASAEGVFGVASRGSVYRLSIQASSAADSYVFDASRVVPTADENRPLNVTGVWVCRLFGAVTNPGSVDAAQLATEVARLWAQKLDSSAAFGIGQEPVDVTASRVSGVAYYNTTGRPITLTGSMSTSGLSSFSISINDRPAMPFCSAAANTSSCGSVPIPVNAKYVITIAGQIVTKGLWELR, from the coding sequence GTGCAGATCACCGATTCACTTCCTTGGGGCTTTACCGTGCAGAACCCACTTCCACCCATCGACTCACAGGATGGTTTGTTCCATGACGGCAACCCGGTTACCGGCGAACTGGGCACCATACTCACCTCAACCTGGCTCAACAATGTTCAGGGCGCCATCCACAGCAATCAGACAGAACTGGTTTCCGTCCTGAGTGCAGCGGGTATTGCGCCGGATGCGGCCAGACCTGATCAGGTACTGGCTGCCCTGCAAGCACTGTATCTAGGCAAAACTGCCCAGGCCGCTGATTCGGCCAAACTGGAAGGTCATCCGGCCAGTTACTTTGCCAAGGCAGATGATCTGGCCAAGGTCGGCAGCGATCCGCTGCTGTGGCCACGTACCTCGCCATCCCGTACCCACATCCAGGCCGGCTATGCGCCACTGGACGGTCAGGAACTGAGCCGGGCGCTATATCCGGACGCTTGGGCAGCGATCCAGGCAGGAGCCGTGCCGGTGGTGACTGAAGCCGACTGGCAAGCTGACCCGCTCAAGCGCGGGGCTTACACCTATGGCAACGGCACGACCACGTTCCGCATGCCGGACTGGAACGGCAAGTCTGCTGGCTCGAAAGGGGCGGTGTTTGTTCGGGGTGACGGGGTGCTGTCTGCCGGTACGCCGGGCCGGATTCAAGGTGATGCGATCAGGAATATCACAGGCAAGCTCTGGAGCGCTAGTGACACCGGTATTCAGGGAGCATCAGCAGAGGGTGTTTTTGGGGTGGCTTCTCGTGGCTCTGTCTATCGGTTGTCAATTCAAGCATCCTCTGCTGCGGACTCATACGTCTTTGATGCATCCAGGGTAGTTCCAACGGCCGATGAAAACCGACCGCTCAACGTGACCGGCGTCTGGGTCTGCCGTCTTTTCGGGGCTGTGACAAATCCGGGATCTGTCGATGCCGCACAGCTTGCGACCGAGGTTGCACGGTTATGGGCGCAGAAGCTGGATTCCAGTGCTGCATTCGGAATCGGACAGGAACCTGTGGACGTCACTGCATCTCGGGTGTCAGGTGTTGCGTACTACAACACGACGGGACGGCCGATCACGCTGACCGGATCGATGAGTACATCGGGTCTCTCGTCTTTTTCGATATCGATTAATGACCGACCGGCCATGCCGTTCTGTTCTGCTGCTGCGAATACTTCTTCCTGCGGATCAGTACCGATCCCGGTCAATGCAAAATATGTCATAACAATCGCTGGTCAGATTGTCACTAAGGGCTTATGGGAGCTGCGCTGA